In Pelagicoccus sp. SDUM812003, the sequence TCTCGTAGAATCCGAAAGCTTCATCGTTGGAAACCGTCACCATACTGATGTCGGCAAATCCTCCTGCAGCTTCGTGAATCCGATTCGTAAGCTCGGTGCCAATACCTTTCTTTGTGTGTTCCCGATCGATTCCGAGATCTGTCAGGAAAAGAAAGTAAGCGAAATCCGTAAGCCCAAATGCCACGCCAATGAGCGTTCCATTGTCGTCTCTCGCTGAGATCGACAGAGAGTGATTCTTTAGAGTCTTTGTGACTCTTTCCTTGAAGCGTTCCTTCGGATACTGGCTTCCGAGATCAGTCCTCTTGAGGAAGTCGTGGTACTCCTCGAAGGAAATGTTCTCATCTCGATGATAGGTGATCATTGTTTTCTGCCCAACGTGAAAGCCATACGCGGAAGTCAGCGCGGAGCGCTGGCTGGAGTTGTATGGGCTGACTGGTTGTGTATTCTTTCTTCAAGTAGGTCGTGTAAACTACTTCCATCCTTCGTGAAGAAAATGGCGGAAGCCGCCAAAATGGGATAGGCGAAAACTACCACTAGGAGAATCAATTCGATTTGTGCCACAGTATGGAAGAAGGAGTCGGAAACAAGAATCTCTCCAACTTCTTCGTTATTCGCTAGTGCGGATGCATCTATCAGTGAATCTTGTCGCGTAGTTCTCAAATAGGTCGTGAAAGCAAAAAGAAAACTCAATCCTATCAAAAGAGAGTACCGCTTCAAAAGTCTGATAAGTCTTTGAGATCTACCCTCTGGGTATCGAACTTTACGGAGAACGATAAGCTCGCCGATTCGATGAACTCCTAGTAGAGCTATGAAAAACTGAAACATCGTATGAAATGCTGGAATTCCTGCGAAAGCTGGGAGATAACGTCCCAAGGTTCCTGGTAGGGAAAGACCGAATACGAACAGGAAGATCGAACCGCTCGTTAGTCCATCAATCGCGATTATTGCAAGGCTCTGTCTCCAAGTGGGATTCATCTTTTTCTACACAACGCTGAAGTGTCACGCGGAGGGGGCGCAGCCCCCGGAGTTGTGACGACTGACTGGATATGTGCAGTCGCTTTGGTCTCTCTTCGAGGTCTGAGTCGATCTCACTTCAGTCGTCTTCATTTTTGTTTGGTTTGTGTGGTTCCAGTGGAGGATCGGATCCTTCCTTCTTCGTGCTGATCAATTCTTAGCGATGCAGGATCAGTTCTTCTCTTCTCGGTGCGGGTTCATCATTCTTGGCGTTGCAGGAGTTTCTTTCGTTCCATTTCTGCTGCAGGATCATCCTTTCTGCAGTTCGATCATAATTCTTCACATATCGCTGAAGTGATACGCGGAGATCAGTCGCGGAGCGACTGATCGGAGTTGTATCGACTGACTTGTTCACCTCTATTCATTCTCCATGCCCTTCTTCCAGAATGACCAACTACGAAAACGGCGTCGAATGTCGTCTCGCAACTAACTC encodes:
- a CDS encoding GNAT family N-acetyltransferase — protein: MITYHRDENISFEEYHDFLKRTDLGSQYPKERFKERVTKTLKNHSLSISARDDNGTLIGVAFGLTDFAYFLFLTDLGIDREHTKKGIGTELTNRIHEAAGGFADISMVTVSNDEAFGFYESSGFESDNCLFWKACTEWTSHKVE